The following coding sequences lie in one Arachis hypogaea cultivar Tifrunner chromosome 4, arahy.Tifrunner.gnm2.J5K5, whole genome shotgun sequence genomic window:
- the LOC112797282 gene encoding protein SCARECROW: MAACALFTGASNNTAEDGNVSTTTTTTNGAAAAGSGSSPLTSASSNISAGEEQQQQQHMLLLHGSSGFMNQPHCERKLVRKRMASEMELHPSITNTNTTTTTISEYPRFPRRTTNNINTSSFIQKGSPVGTGSNCNYPYNNNNNNNNNINNNNNSNSISDVVVSRDNVTIPNYPIVTLTTNYSTMMLPSLSSSSSSSSSSSTNLINTVNSSSPSIPSTTITVSAPNYAQHFNQEILLDNNQNTTSPAVCGFSGLPLFPSSQSQRNIRNNSANIVEVVTSSPSSMDESSAASNWIDGILKDLIHSSNSVSIPQLINNVREIIYPCNPNLAMLLEYRLRLLTSDSSSAAVPAAPPPPPPPQNKTPVMKQTNTSNMHAYGAMHFQDSSLNQYWPVVPPTPLDSNNNNSVSLANTLPSPPPPPPPPQPPQQEKPEEDLVTAPATTTSTATATEMAVLTRKKTEEMNQQKKKDEEGLHLLTLLLQCAEAVSAENLEDANKMLLEISQLSTPFGTSAQRVAAYFSEAISARLVSSCLGIYATLPIVPHSQKVASAFQVFNGISPFVKFSHFTANQAIQEAFEREERVHIIDLDIMQGLQWPGLFHILASRPGGPPYVRLTGLGTSMEALEATGKRLSDFANKLGLPFEFFGVAEKVGNVDPERLNVSKAEAVAVHWLQHSLYDVTGSDTNTLWLLQRLAPKVITVVEQDLSNTGSFLGRFVEAIHYYSALFDSLGSSYGEESEERHVVEQQLLSREIRNVLAVGGPSRTGEPKFHNWREKLQQCGFRGISLAGNAATQASLLLGMFPSEGYTLVEDNGILKLGWKDLCLLTASAWRPPYTTAMAHHHS, encoded by the exons ATGGCTGCTTGTGCTTTGTTCACTGGTGCCAGTAACAACACTGCCGAAGATGGGAAtgtcagcaccaccaccaccaccaccaacggTGCTGCTGCTGCCGGAAGTGGTAGTAGCCCTCTCACCAGTGCTTCCAGCAACATCAGCGCCggtgaagaacaacaacaacaacaacacatgcttcttctccatggtagTAGTGGCTTCATGAATCAGCCTCATTGTGAGAGGAAATTAGTGAGAAAAAGAATGGCTTCTGAGATGGAACTTCACCCTTCCataaccaacaccaacaccaccaccaccaccatttctGAGTATCCTAGGTTTCCTCGTAGAACCACCAACAACATCAACACCTCCTCTTTCATTCAAAAGGGCTCCCCTGTTGGTACAGGTAGTAATTGTAACTAtccttataataataataacaataacaataataatattaataataacaataatagtaaTAGTATTAGTGATGTTGTTGTATCAAGAGATAACGTTACTATTCCAAATTACCCCATTGTGACGCTCACAACCAACTACTCCACTATGATGCTACCTTCTctttcatcatcttcatcatcgtcatcatcttcTTCCACCAATCTCATCAACACCGTCAATTCTTCCTCGCCCTCAATACCCTCCACAACCATAACCGTTTCGGCTCCAAACTACGCTCAACACTTCAATCAAGAAATCCTACTTGACAACAATCAAAACACCACATCACCTGCAGTTTGCGGATTCTCCGGTCTGCCACTCTTTCCATCTTCACAATCGCAGAGAAACATAAGGAACAACTCTGCAAATATTGTTGAGGTTGTTACTTCTTCGCCTTCTTCCATGGATGAAAGCTCAGCCGCTTCTAATTGGATCGATGGAATATTGAAGGATCTAATTCACAGCTCTAATAGTGTCTCAATCCCTCAGCTCATCAACAACGTCAGGGAGATTATATACCCTTGCAACCCAAACTTGGCCATGCTTCTTGAGTACAGGCTCCGCCTCCTCACTTCTGACTCCTCCTCCGCCGCCGTGCCCGCAGCACCACCGCCACCACCGCCTCCACAAAACAAAACTCCGGTTATGAAGCAAACAAATACTTCAAACATGCATGCTTACGGTGCTATGCATTTTCAAGATTCATCTTTGAACCAGTACTGGCCTGTAGTACCGCCAACGCCGTTAGATTCTAACAACAACAATTCAGTTTCGTTGGCCAATACTTTACCATCACCGCCACCGCCTCCTCCGCCGCCACAGCCACCGCAACAAGAGAAACCCGAAGAAGATCTTGTTACAGCACCGGCAACCACCACGAGCACCGCCACCGCCACAGAAATGGCGGTGCTAACGAGAAAGAAAACCGAGGAGATGAatcaacagaagaagaaagacgaAGAAGGCTTGCACCTCCTCACACTACTCCTCCAGTGCGCAGAAGCAGTTTCAGCGGAGAATCTAGAAGACGCGAACAAGATGCTTCTAGAAATTTCTCAACTGTCGACGCCGTTCGGCACATCAGCGCAACGCGTGGCAGCGTATTTCTCGGAAGCCATATCCGCAAGGCTGGTCAGCTCTTGCCTCGGAATCTACGCAACGCTGCCAATCGTTCCTCACAGCCAGAAAGTGGCTTCCGCTTTCCAAGTCTTCAACGGAATCAGCCCCTTCGTCAAGTTCTCCCACTTCACCGCCAACCAAGCCATTCAAGAAGCGTTCGAGAGAGAAGAAAGGGTTCACATCATAGATCTAGATATAATGCAAGGCCTCCAGTGGCCTGGCCTCTTCCATATTCTGGCTTCCAGGCCCGGTGGGCCTCCTTACGTGAGACTCACGGGCCTTGGAACCTCTATGGAAGCGCTCGAGGCCACTGGTAAGCGGTTATCGGATTTTGCCAATAAGCTTGGCCTTCCGTTTGAATTCTTTGGCGTTGCGGAGAAAGTTGGGAACGTTGATCCTGAGAGGCTTAATGTTAGTAAGGCTGAGGCTGTTGCTGTTCATTGGTTGCAGCATTCTCTTTATGATGTTACTGGTTCGGACACAAATACTTTGTGGCTTTTGCAGAG GTTGGCACCTAAGGTGATAACAGTGGTAGAGCAAGACCTAAGCAACACAGGTTCATTCTTGGGAAGGTTTGTGGAAGCCATACACTACTACTCAGCACTATTTGACTCCCTTGGTTCAAGCTATGGAGAAGAGAGTGAGGAGAGACATGTGGTGGAGCAGCAACTCCTCTCAAGGGAGATTCGGAATGTTCTAGCTGTTGGGGGTCCATCAAGGACTGGTGAACCAAAGTTTCATAACTGGAGGGAGAAGCTTCAACAATGTGGATTTAGAGGCATATCACTAGCTGGTAATGCTGCTACACAAGCAAGTTTGTTACTTGGTATGTTCCCTTCTGAAGGGTACACTTTGGTGGAGGACAATGGTATTCTTAAACTTGGTTGGAAGGATCTTTGTTTGCTCACTGCTTCAGCTTGGAGACCACCCTATACCACTGCAATGGCTCATCATCATAGTTAA